A window of the Maniola hyperantus chromosome 16, iAphHyp1.2, whole genome shotgun sequence genome harbors these coding sequences:
- the LOC117989760 gene encoding putative uncharacterized protein DDB_G0277255, producing the protein MNTVRRMIWILVVYSFVERGCCQEGYLNQDLLRLQQYSDGQGEGYSTNFQREPSSQLTSGAQYVNDDVYNTGDYSRAGRSRKVYRIKNPFQHQEEERSLQDANTSQDSGTAASNQYSALQYSLPPEEFLQQMRAESQYQQQQQLQQTQQQFSTQVPASPYTATPQPQYQYSTLPASNYDINQQSNQFSTLEPKSFTPGYQSNTNTYQFSNQNSYNTENAHSTPLPPYMSTSLPNNQYLETPANNYASSSSSLYVSSPQSSQQYVSSPFSNIHSATYDYNNNRVTTVGSNSLSYENNNDVNKRMQIDHYDNAATGIRYPDMHSQYQNNFPSTTASPTSTPYTESPRDFWQSSLNSGYNALSKPEQNFQTQYQNFKYNQQEGRYDTDSPNSDNHRIGSLQSANNIYLNYAQPDYQFLNSLKDRARDAKTELGQQEMYSHGDYGWKLSDKKSSLEPEISTNNNFFKYQIHSVQPDTGAVSQMSFQMDSRKPYNFDQNTKPVTEKSEVDEFTKAAAKAHENYKQQQQQQQSEANKYLTNNNYNSNLLSNSYAFNSFHNNEKQRHKLYNDHSNLQGHTQNELVTASPFFYMNPKDTADSSHKQPFDHDKALKNIVPIDVSNVVQNSDSQTKFEIDLNNRYSFPGFNKEQSEQNVKQYSRPDPYYNNKDRDTLYAFNLKSKLDDSMEKLKQFEQSLPYYAKHQTSESIYNFGSNSGNKRFVGDSQQSNLGNQLLNHQDNTHSSANIQQQQRPQFSSDILKFSDIPYRLTPSLNNINFGQSNIPSPLPVRINQNVDNHNVDITAEVLAKLLSNKQNMNRPEIDSQSSNLLSINGFRVANPFNVDLKLVADMLKGKPAIDDSQMTSLRGDINKPLPMDISQLQQFMQFKNDNNILGSSAGLGSYLDIYSSGRLPYQGVKYSRSEEDTENIPITDSSNNHPIGAVVEEDAVNGQEVSDLTENSEDSISANIDDERPKSVFSSSHKTLPDRHRLRSSSYLSRHSYKRKYPKAEVDEPYPLLKPPPPRSSRYRGLHMKEKNSHRRRVNKPKMLRVYKTEPLFESDDVSNIRRSLSVAEEKSDIISEEESTCNLQPALNHACAYVSLSDHITGITLSRAVDHCRSSAKHTKLTTLAILLSSSYAGILHGNSHAELSHGLGPESDIGHSAPSGIGSSSFEPSSFPVGSLPSATYSSHGGYGGGFGGGFSSGGGFGAVGVTGVSFGGGSGIGGHIISGPIGAGGALPGTGFGDQAPPPGPRSPVINEIHGLANSHGAPTQYRVRDEPYQVIREVTHRVPQPVPVPYPQPVRVPYPQPYPVQVPVVRKVPVPVVKIQQVTIDKPVPYPVEKIVKIPFEKIIEVPVDHPVPIEKIVEVPVVNLVKVPVPVVKTYPVPVVRTLHHKAVPVSHGHGWSKGHGHSHDHGHGWSLW; encoded by the exons AGCAGCTACAACAAACACAGCAGCAATTTTCAACTCAAGTTCCTGCATCTCCATACACAGCCACCCCCCAACCGCAATACCAATATTCTACACTACCGGCGTCAAACTATGACATAAATCAGCAATCTAATCAATTTTCTACTTTAGAACCTAAGTCATTCACTCCTGGTTATCAATCTAATACTAACACTTATCAATTTAGTAACCAAAATTCATACAATACTGAAAACGCGCATAGTACACCCCTCCCACCCTACATGTCCACTTCGTTACCAAATAATCAGTACTTAGAGACACCTGCTAATAATTATGCATCCAGTTCCTCATCATTGTACGTTTCTAGTCCTCAAAGTTCTCAGCAGTACGTATCTTCTCCATTTTCAAATATTCATTCAGCAACCTATGATTATAACAACAATAGAGTTACAACTGTTGGAAGTAATTCTCTTAGTTACGAAAACAATAACGATGTAAACAAAAGAATGCAAATTGATCATTATGACAACGCCGCTACTGGAATACGGTATCCCGATATGCATAGTCAGTatcaaaataattttccatcaacCACTGCATCACCAACCTCAACACCGTATACTGAAAGtccacgtgatttttggcaAAGTTCTTTAAATTCAGGTTACAATGCATTATCTAAGCCTGAACAAAATTTTCAGACACagtatcaaaattttaaatataatcagCAAGAGGGCAGGTATGACACGGACTCACCGAATAGCGATAACCATCGCATTGGTAGTTTACAATCtgctaataatatatatttgaaCTATGCTCAACCTGATTACCAGTTTCTCAACAGCTTAAAAGACCGCGCTAGAGATGCTAAGACAGAATTAGGCCAACAAGAAATGTATTCTCACGGTGATTATGGCTGGAAATTATCAGACAAAAAATCTTCACTTGAGCCTGAAATATCGACCAACAATAATTTCTTTAAGTACCAAATACATAGCGTGCAACCTGACACTGGAGCAGTAAGTCAAATGAGTTTCCAAATGGATTCTAGAAAACCGTATAATTTTGACCAAAATACTAAACCAGTTACTGAAAAATCAGAAGTAGATGAATTCACAAAGGCAGCTGCTAAGGCACATGAAAActacaaacaacaacaacaacaacagcaaTCAGAAGCTAATAAGTATCTTACAAACAACaattacaatagcaatttgctgtCAAATTCCTACGCATTTAATTCTTTTCATAATAACGAGAAACAAAGACATAAATTGTACAATGATCATTCAAATTTACAGGGACATACGCAAAATGAACTAGTCACAGCGTCTCCATTTTTTTATATGAATCCAAAAGATACTGCAGATAGTTCACACAAACAACCTTTTGATCATGATAAAGCTTTGAAAAATATTGTTCCAATAGATGTATCAAATGTCGTGCAGAACTCTGATTCACAAACAAAATTTGaaattgatttaaataataggtacagtTTTCCTGGGTTTAATAAAGAACAATCAGAACAAAATGTGAAGCAATATTCGAGACCTGatccttattataataataaagataGAGACACTTTGTAtgcatttaatttaaaatctaaACTGGATGACTCCATGGAGAAGCTTAAACAATTTGAACAGAGTCTACCATATTACGCGAAACATCAAACATCCGAATCAATTTATAATTTTGGATCGAATTCAGGAAATAAACGTTTCGTTGGTGATTCGCAACAATCAAACTTAGGAAATCAACTTCTTAATCATCAAGATAATACTCATTCATCGGCAAATATTCAACAACAACAGCGCCCACAGTTTTCATCTGATATTCTAAAATTTAGTGACATACCATATCGATTAACTCCAAGTTTAAACAACATTAATTTTGGGCAATCCAATATACCTAGCCCTTTACCCGTACGTATAAATCAAAATGTCGACAATCATAATGTAGATATTACTGCTGAAGTTCTCGCTAAATTGttatcaaataaacaaaatatgaaCAGACCCGAAATTGACTCTcagtctagtaatttattatcaattAATGGTTTCAGAGTAGCCAACCCCTTTAATGTAGACCTCAAATTAGTCGCAGACATGTTGAAAGGGAAACCAGCTATTGATGACAGCCAAATGACCTCTTTACGAGGagatataaataaacctttgcCAATGGATATCTCTCAACTGCAGCAATTTATGCAGTTCAAGAATGACAATAATATTTTGGGTTCTAGTGCTGGTCTTGGTTCATATTTAGATATATACAGTAGTGGACGGCTACCGTATCAAGGTGTTAAATATTCACGTAGTGAAGAAGATACGGAAAATATTCCGATAACGGACTCATCTAATAATCATCCCATAGGCGCTGTAGTAGAAGAAGATGCAGTTAATGGACAGGAAGTATCTGATTTAACAGAAAATTCTGAAGATTCAATATCGGCAAATATAGATGATGAGAGACCTAAAAGTGTATTTAGTTCTAGTCATAAAACACTTCCAGACAGGCATAGACTTCGGAGTAGTTCATATTTGAGCCGCCATTCTTATAAAAGAAAGTACCCAAAAGCAGAAGTCGACGAGCCATATCCACTACTTAAACCTCCTCCACCTCGTAGTTCACGATACAGAGGACTGCATATGAAGGAAAAAAACAGTCATAGACGAAGAGTCAATAAGCCTAAAATGCTTCGAGTTTATAAGACGGAACCTTTATTTGAAAGTGATGATGTTTCAAATATAAGGCGTTCTCTCTCAGTAGCTGAAGAAAAATCTGATATTATTAGTGAAGAAGAAAGCAC TTGTAATCTGCAACCAGCTTTAAACCATGCGTGTGCGTACGTCTCGCTTTCTGATCATATCACTGGCATCACCCTCAGTCGGGCTGTTGACCACTGCAGATCTTCTGCAAAACAT acgaAATTGACGACGTTAGCCATCCTATTGAGTAGCAGCTATGCTGGAATTTTACATGGAAATAGCCACGCTGAACTAAGCCACGGCTTAGGGCCAGAGTCTGACATCGGCCACTCAGCACCTAGCGGCATTGGATCATCAAGTTTCGAGCCCAGTTCATTCCCCGTTGGATCTTTACCATCTGCTACCTACTCCAGTCATGGTGGATACGGTGGTGGATTCGGTGGAGGTTTCAGCTCCGGTGGTGGTTTTGGTGCTGTGGGAGTAACTGGGGTATCTTTTGGCGGGGGCTCCGGCATCGGTGGACACATAATTTCTGGTCCCATCGGTGCTGGTGGTGCGCTCCCGGGAACCGGATTCGGAGATCAAGCTCCTCCCCCAGGACCCAGATCTCCAGTGATCAACGAAATCCACGGTCTCGCCAACTCTCACGGTGCCCCAACCCAATACCGCGTCCGCGACGAGCCCTATCAGGTTATTCGCGAGGTAACCCACCGCGTTCCCCAGCCAGTTCCCGTTCCCTACCCACAGCCCGTGCGAGTCCCATATCCTCAACCCTACCCCGTTCAAGTTCCAGTAGTTAGAAAAGTTCCAGTGCCAGTAGTTAAGATCCAACAAGTCACAATTGACAAGCCAGTGCCCTACCCAGTCGAGAAGATCGTGAAAATACCATTTGAAAAAATTATCGAAGTGCCAGTAGACCACCCAGTTCCCATTGAGAAAATCGTGGAAGTCCCAGTGGTGAACTTAGTTAAAGTTCCAGTCCCTGTCGTGAAGACCTACCCTGTACCTGTGGTTAGGACCCTCCATCACAAAGCCGTGCCTGTCAGCCACGGCCACGGATGGTCCAAAGGACATGGACATAGCCATGACCATGGCCACGGATGGTCCCTGTGGTAA